In Bradyrhizobium sp. WBOS07, the genomic window TCGCCGACCCTCGATAGAGATCGACGGAGAGATAAGGATCGGATTCGATGTCGGCGGCATCGATGAAGATGAAATCGTCCATCGCCCAGATCACGCGCCTGGCGCCGCGCCCGATCGCCTGCTCCAGCACGAAACCCTGCTGGCGCGAGTTGGAGCCGGTCATCGCCAGCTTGAGCGAATGCACGCCGAGCGCGCGGTCGATGTCGCTCTGGCGGAAATGGATCGCGAGCGAAGTGCCCATGAAGGCCGTGTCGAACGACTGGCTACGGATCAGCCCGGCATTCTGCACGCGGGTGTCGTCGGAATAGAAAGCGAGACGCGAAGGGCGGAACAGCTGCAGGGGATCGACGGCATAGGTGAGCAGCGCGGCGCCCAGCACGCACACGAGGCTCGCGAGCAGAAGATGCACCAGATGTGTGAAAGCCCCGCGCATCAGAACCGGAAATAGATGAATTCGCTGTGGCTCTGGATGCCCAGGATCCCGAACGCCAGCACCAGCGAAGCCGCGTAGAGGACCAGCGGCCGCATCCGCCCTGCCCGCAAGGCTTCGCCGACCCTGCGGCCCGCGTGATCGTATCCCATCAGCGTTTGCGTGTTCGGTGCCAGCCACACCAGCGCGGCGTAGATGACGACCATCACCAGCGCCGCGATCTCCTCGCGGCCGAACACGATATTCGAGGGATCGGCCATGGCCTGGAGCACGCGCAGCGCCCATTCCACACCCGCGGCACGGAAGAACACCCAGGCGACCACGACAGCGAGGAACGTCAGCGCAGCGCCTGCGATGCGAGCTGGGCGTGCAAGCAGCGGCGGAACGTGCGGCACCAACGCATTGAAGGCGTGATTGATGCAGAGATAGGCCCCATGCAGCGCGCCCCAAATGACAAAAGTCCAGGCCGCGCCGTGCCAGAGCCCGCCGAGCAGCATCGTGATCATCAGGTTGACATAGCGCAACACGCGTCCCCTGCGATTGCCGCCGAGCGGGATGTAGAGATAGTCGCGCAAAAATTGCGACAGCGTCATGTGCCAGCGGCGCCAGAACTCGACGATGCTGGTCGCCTTGTAAGGCGAGTTGAAGTTCACGGGCAGGAAGATGCCGAACATCAGCGAGATCCCGATCGCCATGTCGGAATAGCCGGAGAAGTCGAAATAGAGCTGGAACGTGTAGGCGAGCGCTCCCAGCCAGGCCTGGTCGAAGCTCGGCGAGCGCGCCTCGAAGGCGAGCGCGACCAGCGGCTGGATGCCGTCGGCAAGACAGGTCTTCTTGAACAGGCCGATCGCGAAGATGATGATTCCGCATAACATGAGGTGCCCGTCCGGGCGCTTGGTCTCCTCCCGTTCGAACTGCGGGATCATATCCTTGTGGTGGAGGATGGGCCCGGCGATCAGATGCGGGAAGTAAGTCACGAACAGCGTGTAATGCGGCAGCGCGTAGGCCGCGACCTGGCCGCGATAGGCATCGACCAGGAACGCGATCTGCGTGAACGTGTAGAAGGAGATGCCGACCGGCAGCAGGATGTGGACCGCGACATGCGTGCCGAACAGCGCGTTGACGTTCTCGGTGACGAAACCGGCATATTTGAAGATGCCGAGCACGATGAGATCGCCGGCGACGCCGAGCGCGAGCACCGCCTTTCGTCGCGACGGGTCGAGCTCCGACACGATCAGCAGATGGCCGACGCCGTAGTTGAAGCCGATCGACAGCAGCAGCAGCGCCACGAACTGCCAGCTGCCGATGGCGTAGAAGGCGAGCGAGGCCAGTGCCAGCCAGATCACCGGCAT contains:
- a CDS encoding MBOAT family protein, producing MLFNSYPFILLFLPLVLAGYFWLGRRSNLMPVIWLALASLAFYAIGSWQFVALLLLSIGFNYGVGHLLIVSELDPSRRKAVLALGVAGDLIVLGIFKYAGFVTENVNALFGTHVAVHILLPVGISFYTFTQIAFLVDAYRGQVAAYALPHYTLFVTYFPHLIAGPILHHKDMIPQFEREETKRPDGHLMLCGIIIFAIGLFKKTCLADGIQPLVALAFEARSPSFDQAWLGALAYTFQLYFDFSGYSDMAIGISLMFGIFLPVNFNSPYKATSIVEFWRRWHMTLSQFLRDYLYIPLGGNRRGRVLRYVNLMITMLLGGLWHGAAWTFVIWGALHGAYLCINHAFNALVPHVPPLLARPARIAGAALTFLAVVVAWVFFRAAGVEWALRVLQAMADPSNIVFGREEIAALVMVVIYAALVWLAPNTQTLMGYDHAGRRVGEALRAGRMRPLVLYAASLVLAFGILGIQSHSEFIYFRF